Genomic window (Oryza sativa Japonica Group chromosome 3, ASM3414082v1):
ATCAGCAACAAGTTGCAGCATACTTGGTGAATTTTATATGTAAAAAGTATGGACAAAATCAAATTCAGCAATCTATGCCCTTTTAAGAAAGGTGATTGAGATTTGCAATGATTTGATGAAAAGATTGTGAGTAAGTGGTGGCTAAATGATATAGTTGGACTTTACAAAGGCTTGATGTAAATGTGGCTTTGCAGTGCCGCCAGTGCGTACTACTGTGCACAAACCAAAATGACTTGCAGAGATCAGATAAAATGATAATGCAATTTAATTTCATCAGTCACCAACCTGTTTGTACACCCTCCTGTCTTTCTACACAAATATTCCTAACAAGCAGCCATATACTTCCAAGAGTAGAATCCCCCTTGGTATTATCACGAAAATCATACTGCATATGCCCTCATTTTTTCTGACCAGGCAAAGTTCTAGCTTTCTATGACAAAATTGGAGCAGAATTTGCACCCTCAGAATCCTCAATCTGCTCATGATCTTTATGCTTCGACGGAAAAGGTTTCccactccgccggcaccttatgatcTCCCGCGACTCCTCCATCAACCCTGCATACTTCCTCCGCACCACCAGCATGGGATGTTCTTCAATTGCAGTGTCTCCCCGAGCCAGGTATGCCTCTTTGAGGACAACAAAGCATGTTTTCTCCTTCAACAACAAGTAGAAAACATGCGGATGCCGCTCAAACACACGGTGAAACTTCTGTGGCAGCCCCAGGTGCTGCCTGAGGCAAAGTAACCGCCTCCTCTCGGCAGAGCATGTCACGAACAGACTAAGAAGCTCATGAAGCACCCCGACCACCCGCTTCTCCGAAACATCGCTGTCGCGATAAATGCCGCTGAAATCCTCATAGGGAGAGACATAAGGCAGCTTCTGAAACCCCTCCAGCCATGCCTCGATCTTCTGCTTCAGCCGGAGCCCCTTTGACTGGAAGAGGGGGATCGGCACCGTCTCCATGGACCCAAATCTCCTTATGGCATCCATTTGGAGCACTGATTTTGGCATTTCTTGGTGTTCCCCATTATCAATGAGCACAAGCTCCCTcccatcatcctcctcctcctcacggcAAACACTGTCTCCAATGGTGAGAATCCGGAATCCGTCTTGCGCGATGTCATAGTCCCGGCATCTGAAGTAGTC
Coding sequences:
- the LOC4334352 gene encoding protein WHAT'S THIS FACTOR 9, mitochondrial, which produces MRPLAIRRREARLLPPLAVLVRSMAYVDVKMRWKKDASFDAVPVLSQARDLRPLVSLAGLLSPSPTPVSAVSKLRIPLEVPDRRVISFLRRFPAAFVESVGPEHNHPWFRLSGSAAGLLQEEREVFAARRADITSRLGRLLLMAPRRRLPLRAAQGMLWHLGLPEDYFRCRDYDIAQDGFRILTIGDSVCREEEEDDGRELVLIDNGEHQEMPKSVLQMDAIRRFGSMETVPIPLFQSKGLRLKQKIEAWLEGFQKLPYVSPYEDFSGIYRDSDVSEKRVVGVLHELLSLFVTCSAERRRLLCLRQHLGLPQKFHRVFERHPHVFYLLLKEKTCFVVLKEAYLARGDTAIEEHPMLVVRRKYAGLMEESREIIRCRRSGKPFPSKHKDHEQIEDSEGANSAPILS